The following are from one region of the Heterodontus francisci isolate sHetFra1 chromosome 34, sHetFra1.hap1, whole genome shotgun sequence genome:
- the LOC137349380 gene encoding zinc finger protein 229-like, with the protein MEAKSMEKPYTCSVCGRGFSRSAGLSVHKCSQTGEKLWKCGDREKELNYTSELETHRHSQTEKRPFICTECGKGFTHSSSLLAHQRVHTGERPFTCTECGKGFIHSSSLLTHKRVHTGERPFTCTECGKGFIRSSALLKHQRVHTGERPFTCTECGKRFSLSWNLLAHQRIHTGERPFTCSDCGEGFTHSSTLLIHQRVHTGERPFTCSECGKGFTQSSTLLMHQRVHTGERPFNCTECGKGFTQSSTLLMHQRIHTGERPFTCTECGKGFIHSSALLKHERVHTGERPFTCTECGKGFILSSALLMHQRVHTGERPFTCSECGKRFSVSWNLLAHQRIHTGERPFTCSDCGEGFTHSSTLLVHQRVHTGERPFTCSECGKGFTTSSKLVKHQRVHTGERPFTCSECGKGFANSSAQLRHQRVHTGERPFTCSVCRKRFTQSSHLVTHQRVHR; encoded by the coding sequence atggaagcaaaaagtatggagaaaccgtacacgtgttctgtgtgtggacgaggcttcagccgATCAGCTGGCCTGTCGGTACACAAGTGTAGTCAGACTGGGGAGAAGCTGTGGAAATGTGGAGACCGTGAGAAAGAATTAAATTAcacgtctgagctggaaactcatcgacacagtcaaactgagaagaggccgttcatctgcactgagtgtgggaagggattcactcattcatcctccctactcgcacaccagcgagttcatactggggagaggccatttacctgcactgagtgtgggaagggattcattcattcatcctcccTACTCACAcacaagcgagttcacactggggagaggccgtttacctgcactgagtgtggtaaGGGATTCATTCGTTCATCTGCCCTActaaaacaccagcgagttcacactggggagaggccgttcacctgcactgagtgtgggaagagattctctctgtcatggaacctgctggcacatcaacgaattcacactggggagaggccattcacctgctctgattgtggggagggttttactcattcatccaccctgctgatacaccagcgagttcacactggggagaggccgttcacctgctctgagtgtgggaagggatttactcagtcatccaccctgctgatgcaccagcgagttcacactggggagaggccgttcaactgcacagaatgtgggaagggattcactcagtcatccaccctgctgatgcaccagcgaattcacactggggagaggccgttcacctgtactgagtgtgggaagggattcattcattcatccgcccTACTCAAACacgagcgagttcacactggggagaggccatttacctgcactgagtgtggtaaGGGATTCATTCTTTCATCCGCCCTACtgatgcaccagcgagttcacactggggagaggccattcacctgctctgagtgtgggaagagattctctgtgtcatggaacctgctggcacatcaacgaattcacactggggagaggccattcacctgctctgattgtggggagggttttactcattcatccaccctgctggtacaccagcgagttcacactggggagaggccattcacctgctctgagtgtgggaagggattcactacttcatccaagctggtgaaacaccagcgagttcacactggtgagaggccattcacctgctctgagtgtgggaagggatttgctaattCATCCGCTCAGCtgaggcaccagcgagttcacactggggagaggccattcacctgctccgtgtgtcggaagagatttactcagtcatcccacctggtgacacaccagcgagttcacagataa